The following DNA comes from Mycobacterium sp. MS1601.
GCAGACCCACCAGCCGGCCAGCTTCGCGGCCAACGTCGCCGTCACCGCAGAGGTGGTGGAGTTCGCGCACGCCCGCGGGGTCTCGGTCGAGGGCGAACTCGGCACGATCGGAGGTTCCGAAGATGGCGGAACCCACCGCGAGATCGTGCTTGCCGACCCCAACGAGGCGGAAGCCTTCGTGGCACAAACCAACGTCGACGCACTCGCGGTGGCGATCGGAACCTCGCACGGCGCCTACAAATTCGCGAGCCCACCCGATGGTTCGGTACTGCACATGGGTCTGATCTCAGAGATCTCGGCGAAGGTGCCGGACACCCATCTGGTGATGCACGGCTCGTCCTCGCTGCCCGCGGATCTGCGCGCGGTGATCAACGCCCACGGTGGAACCCTTCCAGAATCCTGGGGTGTCCCCGAAGAGGAGAAGGCCCGTTCCACCAAGCTCGGCGTCACCAAGATCAACCAGGGAATGGACTCCCATATGGCGTTCATGGCGGCTCTGCGAAGCAGCTTGGCCGCCGATGGCATAACGGTGGATCCGGCTCCGGCGCTGCGCGGCGCCCGAGAAGCGATGCGCGACATCATTGCCGAGCGCATGGTGGTGTTCGGGCAGGCGGGGCACGCCGGTGAGTTCGCCGACACCGCCCCCTTCGTCGCGGCCTCGGCTCTGGTGCGGGGCTGATCCACCCGTCGGAGATGATCGGAAGCTCGTAGCCGGGAGGGAAGATGACAGAGACCGATCGTCCGCGCGGATTTCAACGCCCGCCGCGGCTGACCGACATCGCGCAGCGCGCCGGGGTGTCCATCAAGTCAGTCTCGCGGGTGCTCAACGACGAGCCGTACGTCACCGAGGAGCTGCGCGCCAAGGTGCTCGTAGCGGTCGAGGACCTCGGCTATGTCACCGACAACCGAGCCCGGGTGCTGCGCACCAACAAGTCGGGGTTCCTCGGCATCATCGTTCCCGACATCCGCAACGGCTTCTTCGCGGGTCTGATCCATCAGTTCGAGAAGCGGCTTTCGGTGAGCGGCCAAACGATGCTTCTGGGGATCTCGGGGGAGCGCCCGGAACGCGAGGAAAAGTATCTCAAGCTGTTCCGCCAACAGCGGGTGGATGGGCTGGTGGTTCTCCCGACAGGTGCACCCAGCCTCGCAGATGTCGCCACGCGCGTGCCCACCGTGGTGCTCGACCGCACCCACGAATCCATCCACAACAGCGTCGATCACGTCCTGGTCCGCAACAAGGAAGCGGCGTACACCCTGACGCAGCATCTGATCGACAAGCGCGGGCTGCAGCGGGTCGCGATGGTTACCGGCGAGGCGACGATCTCCAGCGTTCGGGAGCGCCAATTGGGTTATCTGGAAGCCATCGAAGGGGCCGGACTCGAGCCGCTCATCAGCGCCGGACACACCTCGCGGGAGGCTGCGGCCGAGGGTGCCATAGACCTGATGTCGCGGATCGAGCCGCCGTTCGGGGTGCTCGCCACCGGTAACCGGATGTTCTGGGCGGTGATGACGGCGGCCAACCATCTGCGGCTTTCGGTTCCCCGCGACGTCGCGGTGGTGACCTTCGACGGTATCGGTGACACCTCGTCACCGGGATTGCCGCCCACACAAGCGGTCCTGCCGGTCCCGACGATGGTAGCCAGGGCGTTGCAATTGCTGACCGAGCGGGAGAACGATCCCGGCCGCCCCTACCAGTCGGTGTCGCTGGATTGCGACATCGAATACGGCGTCACCTGTGGGTGTATCGAACCCGTGTCCGCCTCCGGCGGGCCGCGCACCGCCCGCCGCCGCTCCGCGGGCGTTCGGGGGCATTAGGTGCCGTCGACGCTGCCCGCACACCGGGCGTGGCTCGACCGCGAGCGCAGCCGCCTGTTGGCATTCGGCCGGCGGGTCGGACTCGATGGCGGAGGTGCCGCCTATCTGGGTGACGACGGTGAACCCGCACCGGAGTTCGGGGTCCAGACCTGGATCACCGCCCGGATGGTGTACGTGTACAGCCTCGGGCACCTACTGGGCGCCCCGGGCAGCGGTCCCATCGCCGATGCCGCGATGGCAGGCCTGACCGGGCGCCTACGCGACCGCGAGCACGGTGGCTGGTTCCGTGCACTGGACGCGTCGGGAATGCCGGACGCCGCCGCGGGGAAAAGCTGCTATGACCACGCGTTCGTGATGCTGGCGGCCTCCGCCGCGGTGCTTGCCGAACGACCGGGTGCGCAGTCACTGCTCAGCGACGCGACGGAGATCTACCTGCAGTACTTCTGGGACGCGACCGTTGGCCTGCCGGTCGACACCTGGGATGTGACCTTCACCCGCGCAGACGACTACCGCGGCGTCAACGCCACCATGCACTCGGTCGAAGCGCTGCTCGCCGTCGCCGACTCCGTGCCTGCCGAGGACGCCCACGCTTGGCGCGCGCGTGCGCTATCGGCGGTGCAGTTCGTCATCACGATGGCGCAGGCGCACGCCGACCGGATCCCCGAGCATTACAGCGCTTGCTGGCAGCCGGACCTGAACCTCAACCAGGACAACCCCGGCGACCAGTTCAAGCCGTTCGGTGCCACCCCGGGCCACGGGCTGGAGTGGGCGCGGTTGATCCTGAACACCGAGGCTGTGACGGGGACAGATCCCGAACTGGTGGTGGCAGCCACACGATTGTTCGACCGCGCGGTCGCCGACGGCTGGGCCGCCGACGGAGCGGAGGGCTTTGTCTACACGACCGACTGGGACGGTGTGCCGGTGGTGAGTCAACGCATGCACTGGGTGCTCGCCGAGGCGATCAA
Coding sequences within:
- a CDS encoding AGE family epimerase/isomerase translates to MPSTLPAHRAWLDRERSRLLAFGRRVGLDGGGAAYLGDDGEPAPEFGVQTWITARMVYVYSLGHLLGAPGSGPIADAAMAGLTGRLRDREHGGWFRALDASGMPDAAAGKSCYDHAFVMLAASAAVLAERPGAQSLLSDATEIYLQYFWDATVGLPVDTWDVTFTRADDYRGVNATMHSVEALLAVADSVPAEDAHAWRARALSAVQFVITMAQAHADRIPEHYSACWQPDLNLNQDNPGDQFKPFGATPGHGLEWARLILNTEAVTGTDPELVVAATRLFDRAVADGWAADGAEGFVYTTDWDGVPVVSQRMHWVLAEAINSAAVLYRRTADPRFAQWYTTWWDYARRHLIDVERGSWLHELDSANRPAATVWPGKPDLYHAFQTTLIPQLPLAPTLARALREGLLR
- a CDS encoding LacI family DNA-binding transcriptional regulator, coding for MTETDRPRGFQRPPRLTDIAQRAGVSIKSVSRVLNDEPYVTEELRAKVLVAVEDLGYVTDNRARVLRTNKSGFLGIIVPDIRNGFFAGLIHQFEKRLSVSGQTMLLGISGERPEREEKYLKLFRQQRVDGLVVLPTGAPSLADVATRVPTVVLDRTHESIHNSVDHVLVRNKEAAYTLTQHLIDKRGLQRVAMVTGEATISSVRERQLGYLEAIEGAGLEPLISAGHTSREAAAEGAIDLMSRIEPPFGVLATGNRMFWAVMTAANHLRLSVPRDVAVVTFDGIGDTSSPGLPPTQAVLPVPTMVARALQLLTERENDPGRPYQSVSLDCDIEYGVTCGCIEPVSASGGPRTARRRSAGVRGH
- a CDS encoding ketose-bisphosphate aldolase, which codes for MTLITLRSALDAARRGGYGIGAFNVTDLVQVEAVLDAAEQTNSPVIVQTLAGSSAFGSDELFWEMMLRTVDRYPSVPTVVHLDHGPDAATCRRAVEAGFSSVMIDGSLDPQTHQPASFAANVAVTAEVVEFAHARGVSVEGELGTIGGSEDGGTHREIVLADPNEAEAFVAQTNVDALAVAIGTSHGAYKFASPPDGSVLHMGLISEISAKVPDTHLVMHGSSSLPADLRAVINAHGGTLPESWGVPEEEKARSTKLGVTKINQGMDSHMAFMAALRSSLAADGITVDPAPALRGAREAMRDIIAERMVVFGQAGHAGEFADTAPFVAASALVRG